From Bombus vancouverensis nearcticus chromosome 15, iyBomVanc1_principal, whole genome shotgun sequence, the proteins below share one genomic window:
- the LOC117164534 gene encoding chymotrypsin inhibitor-like has product MSRVIVLLLFIVVVYVSSINAGIICPPNQVFKLCGTACEPRCGIPQQPNCISKCVTDCQCIDGYLKNSLNECVLPDEC; this is encoded by the exons ATGTCTCGTGTTATTGTTCTTCTCTTATTCATTGTCGTTGTTTATGTCAGCT CGATCAACGCTGGCATAATCTGTCCACCTAACCAAGTGTTCAAACTTTGTGGCACTGCGTGCGAGCCTCGATGTGGAATACCCCAACAACCAAACTGTATCAGC AAATGCGTGACGGATTGTCAATGCATAGACGGATACTTAAAGAATTCGCTGAACGAATGCGTCTTGCCGGACGAATGTTGA
- the LOC117164532 gene encoding chymotrypsin inhibitor codes for MTRVAVLLLLVVAIVYSSAYPQASEVNQECGPNEEFNSCGSACVDTCEKPASPICPMMCVIGCQCKQGFVRNKENKCVLTRNC; via the exons ATGACTCGTGTAGCAGTTCTTCTCTTACTCGTCGTAGCTATTGTGTACAGCA GTGCATATCCTCAGGCGTCAGAGGTTAATCAAGAATGTGGTCCAAACGAGGAATTCAATTCTTGTGGATCCGCGTGTGTGGACACCTGTGAGAAACCAGCATCACCTATCTGCCCTATG ATGTGCGTGATCGGTTGCCAGTGTAAACAAGGTTTCGTAAGGAACAAGGAGAACAAGTGTGTGCTCACTCGCAATTGTTAA
- the LOC117164537 gene encoding uncharacterized protein LOC117164537 isoform X1 translates to MDLITTAFATLTLYLILATNRIFTAADETTESEEPTKCGENEEYTTCNLCPKNCENPFQEICSPGPCIKACKCKSGYYKDSEGVCVSIIACIVDNIRNRIPQVTERSDSSSANTS, encoded by the exons ATGGACCTAATAACAACAGCTTTTGCCACATTAACACTTTATCTCATAC TCGCCACCAACAGAATTTTCACTGCTGCTGACGAAACCACCGAGTCTG AAGAACCGACGAAATGTGGCGAAAATGAAGAGTACACGACGTGCAATCTTTGTCCAAAAAATTGCGAAAATCCCTTTCAAGAAATTTGCTCGCCAGGG CCTTGCATAAAGGCTTGTAAATGTAAATCGGGATACTACAAGGACAGTGAGGGCGTGTGCGTGTCTATCATAGCTTGCATCGTCGATAATATCAGAAATCGAA TTCCACAGGTAACAGAGCGAAGCGATTCTTCTTCGGCAAATACGTCATAG
- the LOC117164537 gene encoding chymotrypsin inhibitor-like isoform X2 encodes MDLITTAFATLTLYLILATNRIFTAADETTESEPTKCGENEEYTTCNLCPKNCENPFQEICSPGPCIKACKCKSGYYKDSEGVCVSIIACIVDNIRNRIPQVTERSDSSSANTS; translated from the exons ATGGACCTAATAACAACAGCTTTTGCCACATTAACACTTTATCTCATAC TCGCCACCAACAGAATTTTCACTGCTGCTGACGAAACCACCGAGTCTG AACCGACGAAATGTGGCGAAAATGAAGAGTACACGACGTGCAATCTTTGTCCAAAAAATTGCGAAAATCCCTTTCAAGAAATTTGCTCGCCAGGG CCTTGCATAAAGGCTTGTAAATGTAAATCGGGATACTACAAGGACAGTGAGGGCGTGTGCGTGTCTATCATAGCTTGCATCGTCGATAATATCAGAAATCGAA TTCCACAGGTAACAGAGCGAAGCGATTCTTCTTCGGCAAATACGTCATAG
- the LOC117164533 gene encoding chymotrypsin inhibitor-like has protein sequence MSRTAVIFLFVVVAYICISSVSSSCGPNEEFKACGPSPSCEPTCAKPRVNCPEECVRGCHCVKGHVRNAAKHCVPVSQCKRQ, from the exons ATGTCTCGTACCGCTGTTATTTTTCTCTTCGTTGTCGTTGCTTATATTTGTA TAAGTAGCGTCAGCTCTTCTTGTGGTCCGAACGAAGAATTCAAGGCGTGTGGACCTTCTCCTTCTTGCGAACCTACGTGTGCTAAGCCTCGCGTAAATTGTCCTGAG GAATGCGTTCGTGGCTGCCACTGTGTTAAAGGACATGTGAGAAACGCAGCTAAACACTGTGTCCCAGTTAGCCAATGTAAAAGACAATAA
- the LOC117164531 gene encoding venom metalloprotease inhibitor isoform X2 has product MSRTAVIFLFVVVAYLYATSAARLVCNRPNEEYHCGSACQTTCATLGQRCPIINIRCNDACYCKEGYARYGGDSGMCVPISQCNRKRSTIARILRSKQL; this is encoded by the exons ATGTCTCGTACCGCTGTTATTTTTCTCTTCGTCGTCGTTGCTTATCTTTATG cTACATCGGCTGCAAGACTAGTCTGTAACAGGCCAAACGAGGAATATCATTGTGGATCGGCCTGTCAAACAACTTGCGCTACTTTAGGTCAACGTTGTCCCATTATCAATATC AGATGTAACGATGCCTGTTATTGCAAAGAAGGATACGCCAGATATGGCGGTGATAGTGGCATGTGTGTTCCCATAAGCCAGTGTAATAGGAAACGTTCGACGATCGCTCGGATTTTACGATCGAAACAACTCTAA
- the LOC117164535 gene encoding chymotrypsin inhibitor: MSRILFVFLAVMAIFSTSFGQQCGLNEEFKSCGSCEPTCAKPRVTICTMECKIGCQCKDGYLRNGEGTCVLPERC; encoded by the exons ATGTCTCGCATCCTCTTTGTCTTCCTCGCCGTTATGGCTATCTTCTCCA CTTCGTTTGGTCAGCAATGTGGACTGAACGAAGAGTTTAAATCCTGTGGATCGTGCGAGCCCACTTGTGCCAAGCCACGTGTCACCATTTGTACCATG GAATGTAAGATCGGTTGTCAATGTAAGGACGGATACTTGAGAAATGGCGAAGGAACTTGCGTTCTTCCAGAAAGGTGTTAA
- the LOC117164529 gene encoding uncharacterized protein LOC117164529: MSKSRRYNKILNKIVNINEDCSEDTAEEDQYELGQNEADNKSSEYTESGKTEESSNSEEENFLNVCRNKKRMRIFSSSDSADKRTSIPSTSQNVMGKIKIVIDGIQWIKLKADGSRGRTPVRMIFKDITGPTGYAKRNTMLGCVTSAFELIIDRHIMEHIKDCTEIEALRVLKKDG; the protein is encoded by the coding sequence ATGAGTAAATCCAGAAGATATAATAAGATATTGAATAAAATTGTCAACATCAATGAAGATTGTTCTGAGGATACCGCCGAAGAAGATCAATATGAATTAGGCCAAAACGAAGCTGACAATAAAAGTTCCGAATACACTGAAAGTGGAAAGACAGAAGAATCTTCGAACAGTGAAGAGGAAAACTTCTTGAATGTGTGTCGTAACAAGAAAAGGATGCGTATTTTTTCTAGTTCTGACTCCGCGGATAAAAGGACGAGCATTCCAAGCACATCCCAAAATGTAATGggtaaaattaaaattgtaattgaCGGGATACAGTGGATAAAACTGAAAGCAGATGGATCTAGGGGTAGGACGCCCGTTCGTATGATATTCAAGGATATCACAGGACCTACTGGCTATGCTAAAAGAAATACTATGTTGGGTTGTGTAACCAGTGCTTTCGAATTGATAATTGACAGACACATAATGGAACACATAAAAGATTGCACTGAAATCGAGGCGCTTCGAGTTTTGAAAAAAGACGGATAA
- the LOC117164531 gene encoding venom metalloprotease inhibitor isoform X1: MFRFVCVLFIALMVLCTATSAARLVCNRPNEEYHCGSACQTTCATLGQRCPIINIRCNDACYCKEGYARYGGDSGMCVPISQCNRKRSTIARILRSKQL; encoded by the exons ATGTTTCGATTCGTTTGTGTATTGTTCATCGCTTTGATGGTGCTTTGTACCG cTACATCGGCTGCAAGACTAGTCTGTAACAGGCCAAACGAGGAATATCATTGTGGATCGGCCTGTCAAACAACTTGCGCTACTTTAGGTCAACGTTGTCCCATTATCAATATC AGATGTAACGATGCCTGTTATTGCAAAGAAGGATACGCCAGATATGGCGGTGATAGTGGCATGTGTGTTCCCATAAGCCAGTGTAATAGGAAACGTTCGACGATCGCTCGGATTTTACGATCGAAACAACTCTAA